Proteins encoded in a region of the Oncorhynchus clarkii lewisi isolate Uvic-CL-2024 chromosome 18, UVic_Ocla_1.0, whole genome shotgun sequence genome:
- the LOC139372736 gene encoding aurora kinase A- and ninein-interacting protein — protein sequence MKTSKAPSQASTQEECGVWLDTVDLKEKAKQRRPLRPISKQLNPLARSGGYSLAVALNFTQTKIQIPVNKQSSISSFFTPQRKVAQKAPASPEPSTPSTRCASTSLRRVNIGSGTKRKRAARLESGAQSTGAQPTTPQMSPEGENATGYEWDRQSFRERAYWEVSHMPHLKMDRQSDEMEEPDKKRRLSVNSSPPVETDTHEECSQDQWSACSSPQYSEDLSEPDSEGQCVLTHQELFDGVRQAGDSGTAFPESLQSEGGFRAWLGAQDRTSTQKRAVPSHLISQQVEGKENDLPRSMSSPSPNKMSPPLSPVSTHRWTKPHLPSPQIHVLEQPLRECEGDTLAMLFTQDSEGFRVIAHRALVSRSPIKDQTNVLASGRDSIFAADKTLLGEELLFTRDSQGNKVIKH from the exons ATGAAAACCTCCAAAGCGCCATCTCAGGCTTCAACACAGGAGGAGTGTGGGGTTTGGCTGGACACTGTAGACCTCAAAGAAAAGGCTAAACAG AGAAGGCCATTACGACCCATCTCAAAACAACTGAATCCTCTGGCTCGGTCTGGAGGTTACAGCTTAGCAGTGGCGCTGAATTTTACACAAACAAAAATCCAGATTCCTGTAAACAAACAGAGCTCTATATCCTCATTCTTTACCCCGCAGCGCAAAG TGGCCCAAAAGGCACCTGCGTCTCCAGAGCCAAGTACACCCTCCACCAGATGTGCCTCAACTTCACTCAGGCGTGTTAACATTGGGAGCGGAACCAAACGGAAACGTGCAGCGCGTTTAGAGTCAGGGGCACAGAGTACAGGAGCTCAACCCACCACCCCACAGATGAGCCCAGAGGGAGAGAATGCTACAGGCTATGAGTGGGACAGGCAGAGCTTCAGGGAAAGAGCATATTGGGAGGTTTCCCATATGCCCCATCTTAAAATGGACCGTCAGTCGGATGAGATGGAGGAACCAGACAAAAAGAGAAGGCTCTCTGTGAATTCCTCTCCCCCAGTAGAGACTGATACTCACGAGGAGTGCAGTCAGGACCAATGGAGTGCCTGTAGCAGCCCACAGTATAGTGAAGATCTAAGTGAGCCAGATTCTGAGGGGCAGTGTGTTCTGACACACCAGGAACTCTTTGATGGAGTAAGACAGGCCGGTGACTCAGGCACTGCTTTCCCAGAGAGCCTGCAGAGTGAGGGTGGATTCAGGGCTTGGCTGGGTGCACAGGATAGAACCTCCAcccagaaaagggctgtcccttCTCATTTGATATCCCAACAGGTAGAAGGGAAAGAGAACGACTTACCACGATCAATGTCTTCGCCATCCCCAAACAAGatgtctcctcctctcagccctgTTTCCACTCACAGATGGACGAAACCACATCTTCCATCACCACAGATACATGTTCTAGAACAACCAttgagagagtgtgagggagacaCTCTTGCCATGCTGTTCACACAGGACTCTGAGGGCTTCAGGGTGATTGCACACCGTGCTCTGGTATCAAGAAGCCCAATAAAAGACCAGACTAATGTATTAGCTAGtggtagagacagtatatttgcTGCTGATAAAACGCTGCTAGGAGAGGAGTTGCTCTTCACCCGAGACTCTCAGGGAAACAAGGTTATCAAACACTGA
- the LOC139373761 gene encoding vacuolar protein sorting-associated protein 28 homolog: MFHGIPVAGGMGGAPVNKPELYEEVKLYKNAREREKFDNMAELFAVVKTLQALEKAYIKDCVTPNEYTAACSRLLVQYKAAFKQVQGSDVGSIDDFCRKYRLDCPLAMERIKEDRPITIKDDKGNLNRCIADIVSLFITVMDKLRLEIRAMDEIQPDLRELMETMNRMSNMPPDNEAKDKVTLWLTTLSSMSASDELDDSQVRQMLFDLESAYNAFNRFLHSS; this comes from the exons ATGTTTCACGGAATACCTGTCGCAGGAGGTATGGGAGGAG CTCCTGTCAATAAACCTGAATTGTATGAG GAAGTAAAATTGTACAAgaatgccagagagagagagaa GTTTGACAACATGGCAGAGCTGTTTGCTGTGGTGAAGACCCTTCAGGCCCTGGAGAAAGCTTACATCAAAGACTGTGTGACTCCTAATGA GTACACGGCTGCTTGCTCCAGGCTACTGGTGCAGTACAAGGCTGCTTTCAAACAGGTCCAGGGATCTGACGTGGGTTCTATCGACGACTTCTGTAGGAAGTACAGA CTTGACTGTCCGCTAGCTATGGAGAGAATCAAGGAGGATCGACCAATCACCATCAAGGATGACAAGGGCAACCTGAATCGCTGCATTGCTGATATTGTATCG CTCTTTATCACGGTGATGGACAAGCTACGTCTGGAAATCCGGGCGATGGATGAG ATCCAACCAGACTTGAGAGAGCTGATGGAGACCATGAACAGAATGAGCAACATGCCCCCAGACAATGAGGCCAAGGACAAAGTCACCCTCTG GTTGACCACTCTCAGCAGCATGTCAGCCTCTGATGAGCTGGATGACTCCCAGGTTCGCCAGATGCTGTTTGACCTGGAGTCAGCCTACAACGCCTTCAATCGCTTCTTACACTCCTCCTAA